From one Syngnathoides biaculeatus isolate LvHL_M chromosome 12, ASM1980259v1, whole genome shotgun sequence genomic stretch:
- the si:dkeyp-121d4.3 gene encoding uncharacterized protein si:dkeyp-121d4.3, giving the protein MGHGRKPNPDEPPPGAFGPPPPDCWPPPPPPPGGWGPTPPGGWGPPPPGGWGPPPPGGWGPPPPGGWGPPPPGGWGHPPPPGNWGPPPPCGWGPPPPGGWGPPPPGGWGPPPPPGDWGPPPPCGWDPPPPGGWDPGRPPPQGWGPHPEWIPPPQWDPNVPPPPSWDCSNWGPYGSAPVPCIPPPPDVGEAPPGSAPPFGLPGCPPPAWPPVQEAAKDPAPEKPEWIKALISAPPTETPPVESKTVTVPSEPAAGDKSAAAKSAPTLEAGVAAKAFGLLGTRSFDKPPAGRSTGIISFIGPTFGSIEREDMEKYTFDFTAFFGNPKAMKPGVRVHFTACNLKNSQIATDVKVAPGGTENVDPDIYEGVVSQPIVEAQPGERQFPGQVHVDIKPLRTNLPFDRKDSGVTLLKNDQVLMNLLTDIVTKKRRATNIRPKLPDTFQFTKETREKGVIVSLGEVDGVIKADPHGDLPFDLKENFSDVDFTPEDVNEEVEFTLHELRAGNRAIRIRRVKEPLLLTLCSPTSKVTTLPPAKAKPAPANMWLDPELYEGVVSQPIIEPTASAQGYPGQIFANIGPLHTNVTFDRRDCGVTLLKNDRVLLSLLVNLNTRKKRATNIRPKIPFTFVHTNEKRELGIIASLGKAEGVLTSEEHGDLHFDRCENFSDTELDAGDINKEVEFTLHKDGDKKSAIRLRRTKMVEDRIMTEKKRREEEEKKKKEEEKDRKHKEVASAALAAAKDKWTLLGFSVPIPDTQLEISKERFDGTVLKAARRSCVKEEPPDEQVKSKVEEAEMKTEPQGDEAIVKEEEEEEEVKIKMEEVDTGKTEEIQGGVVRPEEAGLLVMTIEACQKQLPFGPTDLLTGATMLTGDKVRFNVATNRETKEERATFVQILPTSFDDSTEQRRHGIVIEFSEDSGLIKCTQNPQLFFYMSEFIGKKKLQLNEKVEFSVVPHEEAAGGHQAIRITRCTENVFLPAKKLGAIATGKGKMTIKLAKPSEDSEKEVPKADRLKTVVKQLRSQDKSTSSKRCVNSRSPSRSRSPSLPKDKFGREIKKRRSTSLEDRCKSRHRLRSSSRERSYRRTRSRSRSSSRERSKKRRSKVSVEQGGHTRRRERSPPPRARAGAVDDELARKKRELEELNEMIAFKKSLMDPRGSDHAHQTCIDYDHGRIANPLAEFRPVRSILKKRPADPEFARRLPPLYDDPYYDRPYLHFSERYADSAFARYPYDNHPYSNHPYGKDQYESSSTSSQRYTDRYDVYDEPYDDPYCDPPYADQAHHSPHTKSQTTETFASSTSASSSLQRTFRHSSPTEPLSKTSSPSRSNTPPPLLQQPPLDRFLDMLQKKVIPEKQVEPESVSDVLLPHERPLEDGKGFSRIVGLAQESPDSCVGVDDEKKSPLIEKAPDLPKSKTAPYTQIQTLLRNIGLKLTTGDMSQLASCASKSSSTDTIPPAPPPILSSLEPPSKRKDVSEYEEFLDQQELETLKKAQELQDLTKTMGSMSSTPRPPPGAPPAQYRHPSPPNWPLESSSKAPPPPPPANSRLPPGPPPGPPPRRPPGQPPFMVSPRDSMLAVAPGLCSSSPAPPPATTSEEESNISTTVAKCLKVIESVKSLAATPTAKMLKSVQFSLPSESVLGSGHAGSLQQVGDAKSRQKEKLDLNNQKILDPHKQQSQDTEAHKKRGSGVMMAPGNPLGMEPWNVWICGHSLVCWAESRAKSAEVGAQLSMDPGKVVLWWKGVQGMTWPQLLPLLHQLKVTWPQPNIIIVHLGGNDLNTETPSDLLASVRRDVTSMRAIFPHCILVWSHILPRRAWHHSADVHEVDLIRSTVNRRIHNIVSEVGGVSLTHDNIRCGANTGLYRPDGVHLSQKGIDVFNGNLRDFLQKWAGEARAASQ; this is encoded by the exons ATGGGCCACGGACGCAAACCCAATCCGGACGAGCCGCCGCCGGGAGCCTTTGGACCGCCGCCTCCGGACTGttggccgccgccgcccccgccccccggaGGCTGGGGCCCCACTCCTCCCGGAGGTTGGGGCCCCCCTCCTCCCGGAGGTTGGGGCCCCCCTCCTCCCGGAGGCTGGGGCCCCCCTCCTCCCGGAGGCTGGGGCCCCCCTCCTCCCGGAGGCTGGGGCCATCCGCCCCCTCCGGGGAACTGGGGGCCTCCCCCTCCGTGCGGCTGGGGCCCGCCTCCCCCAGGAGGCTGGGGCCCCCCTCCTCCCGGAGGCTGgggccccccgccccctccgggGGACTGGGGGCCTCCCCCTCCGTGCGGCTGGGACCCGCCACCCCCCGGAGGGTGGGACCCCGGCCGACCCCCGCCGCAGGGCTGGGGGCCCCATCCGGAGTGGATCCCTCCCCCGCAATGGGACCCCAacgtgcctcctcctccgtcctggGACTGCTCGAACTGGGGCCCGTACGGTTCCGCGCCCGTGCCCTGCATTCCCCCGCCTCCCGACGTCGGCGAAGCGCCCCCGGGCTCCGCGCCTCCCTTCGGCTTGCCGGGATGCCCCCCGCCCGCGTGG CCTCCCGTGCAGGAAGCGGCAAAGGATCCGGCGCCAGAGAAGCCCGAGTGG ATCAAAGCCTTGATTTCAGCGCCGCCCACGGAGACTCCCCCGGTTGAAAGTAAGACGGTGACTGTGCCCAGCGAGCCCGCGGCCGGGGACAAAAGTGCAGCTGCCAAATCCGCCCCCACGCTGGAAGCCGGCGTGGCGGCCAAAGCCTTCGGACTGCTGGGGACGCGATCCTTTGACAA ACCTCCGGCGGGCAGATCGACGGGCATCATCTCCTTCATTGGG CCCACGTTCGGTTCCATCGAGCGAGAAGACATGGAGAAGTACACCTTTGACTTCACCGCCTTCTTCGGGAACCCCAAAGCGATGAAGCCCGGCGTGCGAGTGCACTTCACCGCCTGCAACCTGAAG AACAGCCAGATCGCGACGGACGTGAAAGTGGCTCCGGGCGGCACGGAGAACGTGGATCCGGACATCTACGAGGGCGTGGTCAGTCAGCCCATCGTGGAGGCGCAG CCCGGCGAACGGCAGTTTCCCGGTCAGGTGCACGTGGACATCAAGCCGTTGAGGACCAATCTGCCGTTCGACCGCAAGGACAGCGGCGTCACGCTGCTCAAAAACGACCAAGTTCTCATGAACCTGCTGACTGACATCGTCACTAAGAAGAGGCGCGCCACCAACATCCGACCCAAGCTTCCCGACACCTTCCAGTTCACCAAGGAGACCCGCGAGAAG GGCGTCATCGTCAGCTTGGGCGAAGTCGACGGCGTCATCAAAGCAGACCCGCACGGCGATCTTCCCTTCGACCTCAAGGAGAACTTCAGCGACGTGGACTTCACCCCCGAAGACGTCAACGAAGAAGTGGAGTTCACGCTCCACGAG CTGCGGGCGGGCAACCGGGCCATTCGCATCCGGCGGGTGAAGGAGCCTCTGTTGCTGACCCTCTGCAGCCCCACCTCAAAGGTCACGACCCTGCCGCCGGCGAAGGCCAAGCCGGCGCCGGCCAACATGTGGCTGGACCCCGAGCTGTATGAGGGAGTGGTCAGCCAGCCCATCATTGAGCCCACG GCCAGTGCGCAGGGCTACCCGGGGCAGATCTTCGCCAACATCGGACCCCTCCACACAAATGTGACCTTTGACCGACGAGACTGCGGCGTCACGCTGCTGAAGAACGACCGTGTGCTCCTCAGCCTGCTGGTCAACCTGAACACCAGGAAGAAGCGCGCCACCAACATCCGACCCAAGATCCCCTTCACCTTCGTCCATACCAATGAGAAGCGAGAACTG GGCATCATCGCCAGCCTGGGAAAGGCTGAGGGTGTCCTGACGTCGGAGGAGCACGGAGATCTGCACTTTGACCGCTGCGAGAACTTCAGCGACACCGAGTTGGACGCCGGAGACATCAACAAGGAGGTGGAGTTCACCCTTCACAAG GACGGGGACAAAAAGAGCGCAATCAGACTCCGGAGGACCAAGATGGTCGAGGACCGAATCATGACGGAGAAGAAGAGacgggaagaggaggagaagaagaaaaaagaggaggaaaaagatcGGAAGCACAAGGAGGTGGCGTCCGCGGCGCTTGCCGCCGCCAAAGACAAG TGGACCCTGCTCGGCTTCAGCGTTCCCATTCCCGACACCCAGCTGGAAATCAGCAAGGAGCGCTTCGACGGCACCGTCCTCAAAGCGGCCCGAAGAAGTTGCGTCAAAGAGGAGCCCCCGGACGAACAG GTGAAGAGCAAGGTGGAGGAAGCGGAGATGAAGACGGAGCCTCAGGGTGACGAG GCGAttgtcaaagaagaagaagaagaagaagaagtgaagaTCAAGATGGAGGAAGTGGACACAGGAAAGACAGAAGAGATCCAAGGCGGAGTCGTGAGGccggaggaggcggggcttCTGGTGATGACCATCGAGGCTTGTCAGAAGCAACTTCCTTTCGGCCCCACTGACCTGCTCACCGGCGCCACCATGTTGACTGGCGACAAG GTGCGGTTCAACGTGGCGACCAATCGGGAGACCAAAGAAGAAAGAGCCACGTTTGTGCAAATCCTTCCGACCTCATTTGACGATTCCACAGAACAACGACGACAT GGAATCGTCATTGAGTTCTCAGAGGATTCCGGTCTAATCAAGTGCACGCAGAACCCTCAACTCTTCTTCTACATGTCAGAGTTCATCGGAAAAAAGAAACTGCAGCTGAACGAGAAAGTGGAGTTCAGCGTGgtcccg CATGAAGAAGCGGCGGGTGGCCACCAGGCCATCAGGATCACACGTTGTACTGAGAACGTTTTCCTACCCGCCAAAAAACTGGGCGCCATCGCCACCGGCAAAGGGAAG ATGACCATCAAGCTGGCCAAACCTTCCGAAGACTCAGA GAAGGAGGTGCCAAAGGCAGACAGGCTGAAGACGGTTGTGAAACAATTACGATCTCAGGACAAGTCCACTTCGAGCAAGCGTTGTGTCAACAGCCGGAGTCCGAGTCGGAGCAGGAGTCCGAGTCTGCCCAAAGACAAATTTGGACGTGAAATCAAGAAGAGACGCAGCACTAGTCTGGAAGACCGCTGCAAAAGCCGGCATAGACTGAGAAGCTCAAGTCGAGAAAGGTCCTACAGACGTACGAGAAGTCGGAGCAGAAGCAGTAGCAGAGAAAGATCTAAGAAGAGAAGGAGCAAAGTCAGTGTTGAGCAAGGAGGACACACGAGGAGGAGAGAGCGCAGTCCTCCTCCCAGAGCTCGTGCCGGAGCAGTGGATGACGAACTGGCGAGAAAGAAGCGAGAGTTGGAAGAGCTCAATGAGATGATTGCCTTCAAGAAGTCACTGATGGATCCTCGAGGCTCGGACCACGCACACCAAACTTGCATCGACTATGATCACGGCCGGATCGCGAACCCTTTGGCGGAGTTCAGACCGGTCCGCTCCATTTTGAAGAAAAGACCAGCGGACCCGGAGTTCGCCCGCCGTCTCCCCCCGCTTTACGACGATCCTTACTACGACAGGCCCTATCTGCATTTTAGCGAGCGCTATGCTGATAGCGCTTTTGCCAGATATCCATATGACAACCACCCTTACAGCAATCATCCCTATGGTAAAGATCAGTATGAAAGCTCTTCAACCTCCAGCCAGCGTTACACCGACCGTTACGATGTTTACGACGAACCGTATGACGACCCGTACTGCGACCCGCCGTACGCGGACCAAGCTCATCACAGTCCCCACACAAAGAGCCAGACTACAGAAACATTTGCGTCGTCAACTTCTGCCTCTTCATCTCTGCAAAGGACCTTCAGACACTCTTCTCCTACAGAACCGCTTTCCAAAACCTCCTCACCAAGCCGCTCAAACACACCACCGCCTCTTCTCCAGCAGCCCCCGCTTGATCGCTTTCTTGATATGCTTCAGAAGAAGGTGATTCCTGAAAAACAAGTGGAACCAGAATCTGTCAGTGACGTACTTCTGCCACACGAGCGACCCCTTGAAGATGGCAAAGGCTTCTCCCGGATTGTGGGTCTGGCTCAAGAGTCCCCCGATAGCTGTGTCGGTGTGGACGATGAGAAAAAATCACCTTTGATAGAGAAAGCACCCGACTTGCCCAAGAGCAAGACGGCGCCCTACACACAGATCCAGACTTTGCTGCGTAACATTGGCCTGAAGTTGACGACAGGAGATATGTCGCAGCTGGCCAGCTGCGCCTCAAAGTCCTCGTCCACAGATACCATACCTCCTGCTCCCCCCCCCATCTTGTCCAGTTTGGAACCTCCCAGCAAAAGGAAAGATGTCTCTGAATATGAAGAATTCCTCGATCAACAagaattggagacactaaaaaAGGCCCAAGAGCTGCAAGATCTTACCAAGACGATGGGAAGCATGTCATCGACACCCAGACCTCCTCCCGGGGCTCCACCTGCACAATACCGGCATCCATCCCCACCTAACTGGCCTCTGGAGAGTTCCTCGAAagcgccgcctcctcctccacctgcaAATAGCCGTCTCCCTCCGGGACCACCTCCTGGACCGCCTCCCCGTCGTCCTCCTGGACAGCCTCCTTTCATGGTGTCCCCCAGGGATTCCATGCTGGCTGTAGCTCCGGGCCTTTGCTCCTCCAGTCCCGCCCCGCCACCAGCGACTACCAGTGAGGAGGAGTCGAACATCTCCACAACAGTGGCCAAATGCTTGAAGGTCATCGAGAGTGTGAAATCTCTGGCTGCTACTCCGACAGCAAAAATGCTCAAATCGGTCCAGTTCTCTTTACCATCAGAGTCGGTCTTGGGCTCCGGTCATGCTGGCTCACTGCAACAAGTTGGTGACGCGAAAAGCAGGCAGAAGGAGAAG CTGGATTTGAACAACCAGAAGATCCTAGACCCGCATAAACAGCAGTCCCAGGACACGGAAGCCCACAAGAAGCGAGGCAGTGGCGTCATGATGGCTCCAG GAAATCCACTCGGCATGGAGCCCTGGAACGTTTGGATCTGCGGTCATTCATTGGTGTGCTGGGCGGAGTCGCGGGCTAAGTCTGCAGAGGTAGGTGCGCAGCTGAGTATGGACCCTGGCAAGGTGGTCCTCTGGTGGAAGGGGGTCCAGGGCATGACGTGGCCCCAGCTGCTGCCCCTTCTCCACCAGCTGAAAGTCACTTGGCCCCAACCAAATATCATCATCGTGCACCTGGGCGGGAACGACCTGAACACCGAAACGCCCAGCGACCTGCTGGCGTCCGTCAGGAGGGACGTGACCTCCATGAGGGCAATCTTCCCGCACTGCATCCTAGTTTGGTCCCACATCCTCCCCCGCCGGGCGTGGCACCACTCAGCCGACGTCCACGAAGTGGATCTGATCCGAAGCACGGTCAACCGGCGGATCCACAACATAGTCTCCGAGGTGGGTGGCGTCTCTCTGACCCACGACAACATCCGCTGCGGGGCCAACACGGGCCTCTATCGGCCCGACGGCGTCCATTTGTCGCAAAAAGGAATCGACGTGTTCAACGGGAACTTGCGCGACTTTCTGCAGAAGTGGGCCGGGGAAGCCAGGGCCGCCTCCCAGTGA